The Rhodococcus sp. X156 genome window below encodes:
- a CDS encoding GNAT family N-acetyltransferase, with product MTPVHRSWSADLDTPTLYRLLALRVEVFVVEQACPYPELDGADLLPQTRHLWLQEGENVLGTVRLMQPDGDGGDFRIGRLCVARHARGHGHARRLMQAALAEVGSQPCRLNAQVPMVGFYETHGFASDGSVFVEDGIKHLPMLRSGA from the coding sequence ATGACTCCTGTGCACCGATCGTGGTCCGCCGACCTGGACACCCCCACGCTCTACCGGCTCCTCGCCCTGCGCGTCGAGGTGTTCGTCGTGGAGCAGGCCTGCCCCTACCCCGAGCTGGACGGCGCTGACCTGCTGCCCCAGACCCGCCACCTGTGGCTGCAGGAGGGCGAGAACGTGCTGGGCACGGTTCGGCTGATGCAGCCCGACGGTGACGGGGGAGACTTCCGGATCGGTCGGCTGTGTGTTGCTCGACACGCACGGGGGCACGGTCACGCCCGTCGGCTGATGCAGGCGGCCCTGGCCGAGGTGGGTTCTCAGCCGTGCCGGCTGAACGCCCAGGTGCCGATGGTCGGCTTCTACGAGACGCACGGATTCGCCTCGGACGGTTCAGTTTTCGTTGAAGATGGGATCAAGCACCTGCCCATGCTGCGGTCCGGAGCGTGA
- a CDS encoding alpha/beta hydrolase yields the protein MTDWEPDVLGADYQQLVLPLGTDPDGESPVVATLVRHATTGAAPRGAFLHVHGYTDYFFQTGLAEHLTALGYAFYALDLRKCGRSIRPGQMPHFVSDLALYDAELDEALRIVQQESGGDRVVVGGHSTGGLVVPLWLDRRRQAGLPAPDGLVLNSPWFDLQGPAYYRSAAGTALIDTVGRLAPKRVIPVGSADAYGTSLHRSGGGEWDYDLSWKPLVGFPARFGWMRAVRHGQAALHRGLDVGCSSLLLRSTRSHFATAYSPDVDTADAVLDVHQIARWAGCLGGRTLVAPIDGARHDVFLSQAPAREAAYAELDAWLAALHEQVDLAR from the coding sequence ATGACCGACTGGGAGCCCGACGTCCTCGGTGCCGACTACCAGCAGCTGGTGCTGCCGCTGGGCACGGATCCGGACGGGGAGTCCCCGGTCGTGGCCACCCTGGTGCGACACGCCACAACTGGGGCAGCACCGCGGGGTGCGTTCCTGCACGTGCACGGCTACACCGACTACTTCTTCCAGACCGGGCTGGCCGAGCACCTCACCGCGCTGGGCTACGCCTTCTACGCCCTCGACCTGCGCAAGTGCGGGCGGTCCATCCGGCCGGGACAGATGCCGCACTTCGTCAGCGACCTCGCCCTCTACGACGCCGAGCTGGACGAGGCGCTGCGGATCGTGCAGCAGGAGTCCGGCGGTGACCGCGTGGTGGTGGGCGGGCACTCCACCGGGGGTCTCGTCGTGCCGCTGTGGCTGGATCGCCGCCGACAGGCCGGGCTGCCCGCCCCGGACGGCCTGGTGCTCAACAGCCCGTGGTTCGACCTGCAGGGACCGGCGTACTACCGCAGCGCGGCGGGCACCGCCCTGATCGACACCGTGGGCCGGCTCGCGCCGAAGCGGGTGATCCCGGTGGGCAGCGCCGACGCCTACGGCACCAGCCTGCACCGCTCCGGCGGTGGCGAGTGGGACTACGACCTCTCCTGGAAGCCGCTGGTGGGCTTCCCCGCCCGCTTCGGCTGGATGCGCGCCGTGCGGCACGGCCAGGCCGCGCTGCACCGGGGCCTGGACGTGGGCTGCTCGTCGCTGCTGCTGCGCTCCACCCGCAGCCACTTCGCCACGGCGTACTCCCCCGACGTCGACACCGCCGACGCGGTGCTCGACGTGCACCAGATCGCCCGCTGGGCGGGGTGCCTGGGCGGCCGGACGCTGGTCGCCCCGATCGACGGCGCCCGCCACGACGTGTTCCTCTCGCAGGCCCCGGCGCGGGAGGCCGCCTACGCCGAGCTGGACGCCTGGCTGGCGGCGCTCCACGAGCAGGTCGACCTCGCGCGGTAG
- a CDS encoding mycothione reductase — translation MKHFDLAVIGSGSGNTILDHRFDDLDVAVLERGIFGGTCLNVGCIPTKMYVYAADVARTVQHAERYGIDAHVDQVRWPDIVDRVFGRVDPISAGGRRYRSEGTPRTTVYTGEARFTGPHTIDTGTGETITADRIVIAAGSRAIVPDEVLDSGVTFHTNDDVMRLPRLPERLVIVGAGYIATEFAHVFSAFGSAVSLIGRSDVLLRQLDRGIAERFTALAQEKWDVHLGHGLAKVRQGSDVDGHPDIEVELTNGDVVSGDALLVAAGRRPNSDLLDLGAAGVGTHPDGRIMVDEQQRVLSTNGEVVPGVWALGDVSSPYQLKHVANHEARVVQHNLLHPESPRTTSHAHVPAAVFTDPQIATVGLTEEQAREHGLDVTVKVQAYGDVAYGWAMEDVEGVCKVIAERGTGRLLGAHVMGAQASTVIQPLIQAMSFGLSATEMATGQYWIHPALAEVVENALLGLEV, via the coding sequence GTGAAGCACTTCGACCTGGCAGTCATCGGCAGCGGCTCGGGCAACACGATCCTGGACCACCGCTTCGACGATCTCGACGTCGCGGTGCTCGAGCGGGGGATCTTCGGCGGCACCTGCCTCAACGTGGGGTGCATCCCCACCAAGATGTACGTCTACGCCGCGGACGTGGCCCGCACGGTGCAGCACGCCGAGCGCTACGGCATCGACGCCCACGTGGACCAGGTGCGCTGGCCGGACATCGTGGACCGGGTGTTCGGCCGGGTCGACCCCATCTCCGCCGGCGGACGGCGCTACCGCAGCGAGGGCACCCCCCGCACCACCGTCTACACCGGCGAGGCGCGCTTCACCGGTCCGCACACCATCGACACCGGTACCGGGGAGACCATCACCGCCGACCGCATCGTGATCGCCGCCGGGTCCCGGGCGATCGTGCCCGACGAGGTCCTCGACAGCGGGGTCACCTTCCACACCAACGACGACGTGATGCGGCTGCCCCGGCTGCCGGAGCGCCTGGTGATCGTGGGCGCCGGCTACATCGCCACCGAGTTCGCGCACGTCTTCTCCGCCTTCGGCAGCGCCGTCTCGCTGATCGGGCGCAGCGACGTCCTGCTGCGCCAGCTCGACCGCGGCATCGCCGAGCGCTTCACCGCCCTGGCCCAGGAGAAGTGGGACGTGCACCTGGGGCACGGCCTGGCCAAGGTGCGCCAGGGCAGCGACGTCGACGGCCACCCCGACATCGAGGTGGAGCTGACCAACGGCGACGTGGTCAGCGGCGACGCACTGCTGGTCGCGGCCGGGCGGCGCCCCAACTCCGACCTGCTGGACCTGGGCGCCGCCGGGGTCGGCACCCACCCGGACGGCCGGATCATGGTCGACGAGCAGCAGCGAGTGCTGTCCACCAACGGCGAGGTGGTCCCCGGCGTGTGGGCGCTGGGTGACGTCAGCTCGCCCTACCAGCTCAAGCACGTGGCCAACCACGAGGCGCGGGTGGTGCAGCACAACCTGCTGCACCCGGAGTCCCCGCGCACCACCAGCCACGCCCACGTGCCTGCCGCGGTGTTCACCGACCCGCAGATCGCCACCGTCGGGCTCACCGAGGAGCAGGCGCGCGAGCACGGGCTGGACGTCACCGTGAAGGTTCAGGCCTACGGCGACGTGGCCTACGGCTGGGCGATGGAGGACGTCGAGGGCGTCTGCAAGGTGATCGCCGAGCGCGGCACCGGCCGGCTGCTGGGCGCCCACGTGATGGGCGCGCAGGCCTCCACCGTGATCCAGCCGCTCATCCAGGCGATGTCCTTCGGCCTCTCGGCCACCGAGATGGCCACCGGCCAGTACTGGATCCACCCCGCGCTGGCGGAGGTGGTGGAGAACGCCCTGCTGGGCCTGGAGGTCTAG
- a CDS encoding LysR family transcriptional regulator translates to MPADPRQLRHFVAVAEQPSFTKAARSLGVARTELSRSLAALQEQVGEPLVVPGEQPTRLTAAGEALLTQARSALAEPDPRGSETADDAPREQTFTVGYVPGVTLAKWSRVWSERMPTVPLRAVGVEVAEQVDALRSGRVDVCLVRLPVQREGLSVVRLYEEVPVVVVPKDHPVALFDAVGVADLADEHLLQDPDTVPEWRDVASELRTGERPTVAEELTDAQRIELVAAGLGIVVVPQSIARLHARRDLVYRPVHDVAPSPVALAWVPERNSDLVETFFGVVKGRTARSSRGADPAPAEPAPRAGRTRQPQKQAGGARGGRSGARGGARKPRRG, encoded by the coding sequence GTGCCCGCCGACCCCCGCCAGCTGCGCCACTTCGTGGCCGTGGCCGAGCAGCCCAGCTTCACCAAGGCCGCCCGGTCGCTGGGCGTCGCTCGCACCGAGCTGAGCCGCAGCCTCGCCGCGCTGCAGGAGCAGGTCGGTGAGCCGCTGGTGGTGCCGGGCGAGCAGCCCACCCGGCTGACCGCGGCCGGCGAGGCGCTGCTCACCCAGGCGCGGTCAGCGCTGGCCGAACCGGATCCCCGCGGCTCCGAGACCGCCGACGACGCGCCACGGGAGCAGACCTTCACCGTGGGCTACGTGCCCGGGGTGACGCTGGCCAAGTGGAGCCGCGTGTGGTCCGAGCGGATGCCCACGGTGCCCCTGCGCGCAGTGGGGGTGGAGGTGGCCGAGCAGGTGGACGCGCTGCGGTCCGGGCGGGTGGACGTGTGCCTGGTGCGGCTGCCCGTGCAGCGCGAGGGGCTGAGCGTCGTGCGCCTCTACGAGGAGGTGCCGGTGGTGGTGGTGCCCAAGGACCACCCGGTGGCGCTCTTCGATGCGGTGGGGGTGGCCGACCTCGCCGACGAGCACCTGCTGCAGGACCCGGACACCGTGCCGGAGTGGCGCGACGTCGCCTCGGAGCTGCGCACCGGCGAGCGCCCGACCGTGGCCGAGGAGCTGACCGACGCCCAGCGCATCGAGCTGGTGGCCGCCGGGCTGGGCATCGTCGTCGTCCCGCAGTCGATCGCCCGCCTGCACGCCCGCCGCGACCTCGTCTACCGCCCGGTGCACGACGTGGCGCCGTCCCCGGTGGCGCTGGCGTGGGTGCCCGAGCGCAACAGCGACCTGGTGGAGACCTTCTTCGGCGTGGTCAAGGGCCGCACCGCCCGGAGCTCCCGCGGCGCCGACCCGGCACCCGCCGAGCCGGCCCCGCGAGCAGGACGCACCAGGCAGCCCCAGAAGCAGGCCGGCGGTGCCCGGGGTGGCAGGTCCGGTGCCCGTGGGGGTGCGCGCAAGCCCCGCCGCGGCTGA
- a CDS encoding sugar porter family MFS transporter translates to MSTGATSSTPARSEPPAGGASVAHALLFSLAAALGGFLFGYDTAVINGAVKAIQSRFNAGTAATGLTVSLALIGAALGAWVAGAVAGRLGRLWTMRIAAVLFIVSSVGSALAFSVVDLACWRVVGGVAVGIASVISPAYIAEISPAAYRGRLGSMHQLAIVLGIAVSSLVNYALAEAAGGSRGEIAGLEAWRWMLMAAAFPGALYLLMTYTLPESPRFLVAKGKTAVATKILASLEGGNTEQVDHRIEEIRVSLKLEERSRVRDLFTGQHKMVPLVLLGVALAALQQLVGINVIFYYSASLWQSVGIGEDRSLLISVVSAVVNIVGTFVAIAVIDKIGRRPLLAIGSVGMTVALGIASWCFSHAEAVAASTDGTAAAAELPSPYGTIALVAANGFVFFFALSWGPVVWVLLSEMFPNRSRAAAVAVATSANWIANFAVTVTFPTFSAANLSLTYAGYAAMAAVSLVVVIFFVKETKGRTLEENG, encoded by the coding sequence ATGAGCACCGGAGCCACGAGCAGCACCCCCGCCCGGTCCGAACCACCCGCCGGAGGAGCCAGCGTCGCCCACGCCCTGCTGTTCTCCCTCGCGGCCGCGCTGGGCGGTTTCCTCTTCGGCTACGACACCGCCGTGATCAACGGTGCGGTCAAGGCGATCCAGTCTCGCTTCAACGCCGGCACCGCCGCGACCGGGCTGACCGTGTCCCTCGCCCTGATCGGCGCCGCCCTCGGGGCCTGGGTCGCCGGGGCGGTCGCGGGCAGGTTGGGGCGGCTGTGGACGATGCGCATCGCCGCGGTGCTGTTCATCGTGAGCTCGGTGGGCTCGGCCCTGGCCTTCTCGGTGGTCGACCTCGCCTGTTGGCGGGTCGTGGGTGGTGTCGCGGTAGGCATCGCGTCGGTCATCTCCCCCGCCTACATCGCCGAGATCTCCCCGGCCGCCTACCGCGGGCGGTTGGGATCGATGCACCAGCTGGCCATCGTGCTGGGCATCGCCGTGTCGTCGCTGGTCAACTACGCCCTCGCCGAGGCCGCTGGTGGCTCGCGCGGTGAGATCGCCGGGCTCGAGGCCTGGCGGTGGATGCTGATGGCCGCGGCCTTCCCCGGTGCGCTGTACCTGCTGATGACCTACACGCTGCCGGAGTCGCCGCGCTTCCTGGTGGCCAAGGGCAAGACGGCGGTGGCAACGAAGATCCTGGCCAGCCTGGAGGGCGGGAACACCGAGCAGGTGGACCACCGCATCGAGGAGATCCGGGTGTCGCTCAAGCTGGAGGAGCGCTCCCGGGTTCGCGACCTGTTCACCGGCCAGCACAAGATGGTTCCGCTGGTGCTGCTCGGCGTGGCGCTCGCCGCGCTGCAGCAGCTGGTCGGCATCAACGTGATCTTCTACTACTCGGCCTCGCTGTGGCAGTCCGTCGGGATCGGCGAGGACCGCTCCCTGCTCATCAGCGTGGTGAGCGCGGTGGTCAACATCGTGGGCACCTTCGTGGCCATCGCGGTGATCGACAAGATCGGGCGCCGTCCGCTGCTGGCCATCGGCTCGGTGGGCATGACCGTGGCCCTGGGCATCGCCTCGTGGTGCTTCTCCCACGCGGAGGCGGTGGCCGCCTCCACCGACGGCACCGCCGCCGCGGCCGAGCTGCCCTCCCCGTACGGCACCATCGCGCTGGTCGCCGCCAACGGCTTCGTGTTCTTCTTCGCGCTGTCCTGGGGCCCGGTGGTGTGGGTGCTGCTGAGCGAGATGTTCCCCAACCGCTCCCGCGCGGCCGCGGTGGCGGTAGCCACCTCGGCCAACTGGATCGCCAACTTCGCGGTGACGGTGACCTTCCCGACCTTCTCCGCGGCGAACCTCTCGCTCACCTACGCCGGCTACGCCGCGATGGCCGCGGTCTCCCTGGTGGTGGTGATCTTCTTCGTCAAGGAGACCAAGGGCCGCACCCTGGAGGAGAACGGCTAG
- a CDS encoding ABC transporter permease, with protein sequence MGRYILRRLLQMIPVFLGTTFLIYCLVYAVPGDPFAGKCGQRACPQSFINEMTEKYNLNDNIFVQYFKYLGNLLQGDFGSTFSGVPISQIISTSYPITIRLALLALFIEIVIGIAAGVLTGLGRKGFFDNLVLISTLLLISLPVFVTGFVLQYLLGVKWGVVNPTVSPKAPWNELIMPAFVLASLSLAYATRITRTSIVENRRADYVRTAVAKGLPQRRVIGVHLLRNSLIPVVTFFGTDFGALMGGAIVTEGIFNINGIGRQVYRAIQVKEGATVTGLVVVLVLVYLLMSLLVDVLYGLLDPRIRYE encoded by the coding sequence ATGGGCCGCTACATCCTTCGACGTCTGCTGCAGATGATCCCGGTGTTCCTGGGCACGACGTTCCTCATCTACTGCCTCGTCTACGCAGTGCCCGGTGACCCCTTCGCCGGCAAGTGCGGCCAGCGGGCCTGCCCGCAGTCGTTCATCAACGAGATGACCGAGAAGTACAACCTGAACGACAACATCTTCGTCCAGTACTTCAAGTACCTGGGCAACCTGTTGCAGGGTGACTTCGGCAGCACCTTCTCGGGCGTGCCGATCAGCCAGATCATCTCGACCTCGTACCCGATCACCATCCGGCTGGCGCTGCTGGCGCTGTTCATCGAGATCGTGATCGGCATCGCGGCCGGCGTGCTCACCGGCCTGGGCCGCAAGGGCTTCTTCGACAACCTGGTGCTCATCTCCACCCTGCTGCTGATCTCGCTGCCGGTGTTCGTTACCGGCTTCGTGCTGCAGTACCTGCTGGGCGTCAAGTGGGGCGTGGTCAACCCGACCGTCTCGCCGAAGGCCCCGTGGAACGAGCTGATCATGCCGGCCTTCGTGCTGGCGAGCCTCTCGCTGGCCTACGCCACCCGCATCACCCGCACCTCGATCGTGGAGAACCGCCGGGCGGACTACGTGCGCACCGCCGTCGCCAAGGGCCTGCCCCAGCGCCGGGTGATCGGGGTGCACCTGCTGCGCAACTCGCTGATCCCGGTGGTGACGTTCTTCGGCACCGACTTCGGCGCGCTGATGGGCGGTGCCATCGTCACCGAGGGCATCTTCAACATCAACGGCATCGGCCGCCAGGTCTACCGCGCCATCCAGGTCAAGGAGGGCGCCACGGTGACCGGCCTGGTGGTGGTGCTGGTGCTGGTGTACCTGCTGATGAGCCTGCTGGTGGACGTGCTGTACGGACTACTCGACCCAAGGATCCGTTATGAGTGA
- a CDS encoding ABC transporter substrate-binding protein, whose protein sequence is MRVKRFAAAVALPVAAMMLIAGCGGSSSDSSGGSSDPNAAISIQGTQPENPLVPANTNEEGGSIPLDVMFTGLVSYDTDTSDLKMEIAESITTTDAQHYDIKLKDGYTFHDGTPVDAKSFVDAWNWAAYAPNAALNASFFEQVKGYQDVNPTPPAGSTDAPAPTAKTMSGLTVVSPTEIKVELVAPYSPFKQKLGYHVFAPLPQSFYADPVAFGRNPVGNGPFKFVAWNDNTDIKITRWDDYKGEKPQVKDVTIKLYQSSEAAYADLVSGNLDFQQLLPPSALAGEKYQSDLMDRTLDKDAPRLTTVSLPMYDQRFANADLRKAISMSINREQIAKVIFNDTYVPSTSFSSPAITGYEADTCGEACTYDPAKAKDLLAKAGGFSGPLTLTYNSDGGHKDWSEAVCNSIKSSIGIDCVATPTPTFSVLRQSINAKQMSGLFRSAWSYDFPNLENGLSPLYSTTGSANDSKYSNPEFDAALLKAAAISDPAESNKAFIEAEKMLAADLPAIPLWSVTQKAGYSERLSNAKLSYTLELDLTQVRVNS, encoded by the coding sequence ATGCGGGTAAAGCGGTTCGCGGCGGCAGTCGCGCTCCCCGTGGCAGCGATGATGTTGATCGCCGGCTGCGGCGGCAGCAGCAGTGATTCAAGTGGGGGAAGCAGCGACCCGAACGCCGCCATCTCGATCCAGGGCACCCAGCCGGAGAACCCGCTGGTCCCGGCGAACACGAACGAGGAGGGCGGGTCCATCCCGCTCGACGTCATGTTCACCGGGCTCGTCAGCTACGACACCGACACCTCGGACCTGAAGATGGAGATCGCCGAGTCGATCACCACCACCGACGCGCAGCACTACGACATCAAGCTCAAGGACGGCTACACCTTCCACGACGGCACCCCCGTGGACGCCAAGAGCTTCGTGGACGCGTGGAACTGGGCGGCCTACGCCCCCAACGCGGCGCTCAACGCCAGCTTCTTCGAGCAGGTCAAGGGCTACCAGGACGTCAACCCGACGCCCCCCGCCGGCAGCACGGACGCACCCGCGCCCACGGCGAAGACGATGAGCGGCCTCACCGTGGTGAGCCCCACCGAGATCAAGGTCGAGCTGGTCGCGCCGTACAGCCCGTTCAAGCAGAAGCTGGGCTACCACGTCTTCGCGCCGCTGCCGCAGAGCTTCTACGCCGACCCGGTCGCCTTCGGCCGCAACCCGGTGGGCAACGGTCCGTTCAAGTTCGTCGCGTGGAACGACAACACCGACATCAAGATCACCCGGTGGGACGACTACAAGGGCGAGAAGCCCCAGGTCAAGGACGTCACCATCAAGCTGTACCAGAGCTCGGAGGCGGCCTACGCCGACCTCGTGTCGGGCAACCTGGACTTCCAGCAGCTGCTCCCGCCGTCCGCGCTGGCCGGTGAGAAGTACCAGTCCGACCTGATGGACCGCACGCTCGACAAGGACGCCCCGCGCCTGACCACGGTGAGCCTGCCGATGTACGACCAGCGCTTCGCCAACGCCGACCTGCGCAAGGCCATCTCCATGTCGATCAACCGCGAGCAGATCGCCAAGGTCATCTTCAACGACACCTACGTGCCCTCCACCTCGTTCTCCTCGCCGGCCATCACCGGCTACGAGGCGGACACCTGCGGGGAGGCCTGCACGTACGACCCGGCCAAGGCCAAGGACCTGCTGGCCAAGGCCGGCGGCTTCAGCGGCCCGCTCACGCTGACCTACAACTCTGACGGTGGACACAAGGACTGGTCCGAGGCGGTGTGCAACAGCATCAAGTCGAGCATCGGCATCGACTGCGTGGCCACCCCGACGCCGACCTTCAGCGTCCTGCGCCAGTCCATCAACGCCAAGCAGATGTCCGGCCTGTTCCGGTCCGCGTGGTCCTACGACTTCCCGAACCTGGAGAACGGCCTCAGCCCGCTGTACTCCACCACCGGCTCGGCGAACGACTCGAAGTACAGCAACCCCGAGTTCGACGCGGCCCTGCTGAAGGCGGCTGCCATCAGCGACCCCGCGGAGTCGAACAAGGCGTTCATCGAGGCCGAGAAGATGCTGGCCGCGGACCTGCCGGCGATCCCGCTGTGGAGCGTCACGCAGAAGGCGGGCTACTCTGAGCGCCTGAGCAACGCCAAGCTGTCCTACACCCTCGAGCTCGACCTGACGCAGGTCAGGGTCAACAGCTGA
- a CDS encoding alpha/beta hydrolase codes for MSVEQVTCGEHTFDVHLGGDPADTPVVLLHGFPQSPHCYDAVLPRLHAAGLRTIVPAQRGYSPGARPTGVEDYRMPHLVGDVIALLDAMDVGWAHLVGHDWGAAVAWQVAARHPNRVSSLVVASVGHPVAFADALRNDSAQKESSSYMQLFAQPGKAEDLLLADDGRRLRAMVATGGQTAEQVAASVEPLLEPGALTAALSWYRAMRGEDYRECPAVEVATTYLWSTGDTSLGRTQAEASRRHVLADYRFVELPGVTHWIPEEAAAELAAEIVLRSSPW; via the coding sequence ATGTCGGTGGAACAGGTGACCTGTGGTGAGCACACCTTCGACGTCCACCTCGGGGGTGACCCGGCGGACACCCCGGTGGTGCTGCTGCACGGGTTCCCGCAGAGTCCGCACTGCTACGACGCGGTGCTGCCGCGGCTGCACGCGGCAGGGCTGCGCACCATCGTCCCCGCGCAGCGCGGCTACTCCCCGGGGGCCCGCCCGACCGGGGTCGAGGACTACCGCATGCCCCACCTGGTCGGTGACGTCATCGCCCTGCTGGACGCCATGGACGTGGGCTGGGCGCACCTGGTGGGCCACGACTGGGGTGCGGCGGTGGCGTGGCAGGTGGCCGCCCGGCACCCCAACCGGGTCAGCAGCCTGGTGGTGGCCAGCGTCGGGCACCCGGTGGCCTTCGCCGACGCGCTGCGCAACGACTCCGCGCAGAAGGAGTCCTCGAGCTACATGCAGCTGTTCGCCCAGCCCGGAAAGGCCGAGGACCTGCTGCTGGCCGACGACGGGCGGCGGTTGCGGGCCATGGTGGCCACCGGGGGGCAGACCGCGGAGCAGGTAGCCGCCAGCGTCGAGCCGCTGCTGGAGCCAGGTGCGCTCACCGCCGCGCTGAGCTGGTACCGCGCCATGCGCGGGGAGGACTACCGCGAGTGTCCGGCGGTGGAGGTGGCCACCACCTACTTGTGGAGCACCGGGGACACGTCGCTGGGCCGCACCCAGGCCGAGGCCAGCCGCAGGCACGTGCTGGCCGACTACCGCTTCGTCGAGCTGCCCGGGGTGACGCACTGGATCCCCGAGGAGGCCGCCGCCGAGCTGGCCGCGGAGATCGTGCTGCGCTCCAGCCCCTGGTAG
- the map gene encoding type I methionyl aminopeptidase — MSVFTTARPPLTPGHPTPIRTVPQSIPRPEYVGKPAPTPSNDPWVQPPEVIEAMRVASKIAAQALQEGGKVVAPGVTTDEVDRVVHEFLVDHGAYPSTLGYRGFSKSCCTSLNEVICHGIPDTTVIQDGDIVNIDVTAFIGGVHGDTNATFLAGDVAPEVRDLVERTHEATMRAIKAVKPGRQLNVVGRVIEAYASRFGYGVVRDFTGHGIGRSFHSGLVVLHYDQPSVETVIEEGMTFTIEPMITLGGIDYDQWDDGWTVLTKDKSWTAQFEHTIVVTATGAEILTLP, encoded by the coding sequence ATGTCTGTCTTCACCACCGCCCGTCCGCCCCTGACCCCGGGGCACCCCACCCCGATCCGCACGGTTCCCCAGTCGATCCCGCGTCCGGAGTACGTCGGCAAGCCGGCGCCGACGCCGAGCAACGACCCCTGGGTGCAGCCGCCGGAGGTCATCGAGGCGATGCGGGTGGCCAGCAAGATCGCGGCCCAGGCGCTGCAGGAGGGCGGCAAGGTGGTGGCGCCGGGCGTCACCACCGACGAGGTGGACCGCGTGGTGCACGAGTTCCTCGTCGACCACGGCGCCTACCCCTCCACGCTGGGCTACCGCGGCTTCAGCAAGAGCTGCTGCACCTCGCTGAACGAGGTGATCTGCCACGGCATCCCGGACACCACGGTGATCCAGGACGGCGACATCGTGAACATCGACGTCACCGCGTTCATCGGTGGCGTGCACGGCGACACCAACGCCACCTTCCTCGCCGGCGACGTCGCGCCCGAGGTGCGCGACCTCGTCGAGCGCACCCACGAGGCCACCATGCGGGCGATCAAGGCGGTCAAGCCGGGGCGCCAGCTCAACGTGGTGGGCCGGGTGATCGAGGCCTACGCCAGCCGGTTCGGCTACGGCGTGGTGCGGGACTTCACCGGCCACGGCATCGGGCGGTCGTTCCACAGCGGCCTGGTGGTGCTGCACTACGACCAGCCCAGCGTGGAGACGGTCATCGAGGAGGGCATGACCTTCACCATCGAGCCGATGATCACCCTGGGCGGCATCGACTACGACCAGTGGGACGACGGCTGGACGGTGCTCACCAAGGACAAGAGCTGGACCGCGCAGTTCGAGCACACCATCGTGGTGACCGCCACCGGCGCGGAGATCCTCACCCTGCCCTGA
- a CDS encoding DUF5997 family protein yields MKPATAAKKLEIYLPAAPAEFREGTVSRTELEELQNNPPEWLQQLRQAGPHPRSVLARKLKISIAGLARGGVTEALTTEQVDALVAEAPEWLQAEQRLQAGVRAESARQREAKQQSGKPQSAKQQSGKPQTRAS; encoded by the coding sequence ATGAAGCCCGCCACGGCGGCGAAGAAGCTGGAGATCTACCTGCCTGCTGCCCCTGCGGAGTTCCGTGAGGGGACGGTCTCGCGCACCGAGCTCGAGGAGCTGCAGAACAACCCGCCGGAGTGGCTGCAGCAGCTGCGCCAGGCCGGCCCGCACCCGCGCAGCGTGCTCGCGCGCAAGCTGAAGATCTCCATCGCCGGGCTGGCCCGCGGAGGGGTGACCGAGGCGCTGACCACCGAGCAGGTGGACGCGCTGGTCGCCGAGGCGCCGGAGTGGCTGCAGGCCGAGCAGCGCCTGCAGGCCGGGGTGCGCGCGGAGAGCGCCCGCCAGCGCGAGGCCAAGCAGCAGTCCGGCAAGCCACAGTCCGCCAAGCAGCAGTCCGGCAAGCCGCAGACCCGGGCCAGCTAG